In a genomic window of Cytobacillus sp. FSL H8-0458:
- a CDS encoding LytTR family DNA-binding domain-containing protein → MESITVVSLLDVIGELFSDEISIAVSNTSEYIYYRPSKRIDLKIRSGDMVKEGTIAYKALGTQQRVSEFIDRDVFGVPYHGMAVPFLHEGKLEGCVTAIFPALTDGKSVVTMKTNDGWIPIPFSEVVCLEAKDKKTYVHAGGHSGTHKYSLQDFEYSLPKDSFIRCHRSFIVNVNHIKEIFPDTHSTFLLVMKNGDRVPVSQSYSSYFRKLLGF, encoded by the coding sequence GTGGAAAGCATTACAGTTGTATCGCTGCTGGATGTAATTGGAGAGCTGTTTTCCGATGAGATTTCCATAGCGGTTTCCAATACGAGTGAATATATCTATTACCGGCCGAGCAAGCGCATCGATTTGAAAATCAGGTCAGGGGACATGGTAAAGGAAGGGACCATTGCCTATAAGGCTTTAGGGACACAGCAAAGAGTGTCGGAGTTTATTGACCGCGATGTATTTGGTGTTCCGTATCACGGCATGGCCGTGCCATTTTTGCATGAAGGGAAGCTTGAAGGCTGTGTAACCGCCATTTTTCCGGCTCTGACGGACGGCAAATCGGTTGTGACGATGAAAACGAATGATGGCTGGATTCCCATTCCCTTTTCCGAAGTTGTCTGCCTTGAGGCAAAGGATAAGAAGACCTATGTACATGCTGGCGGCCATTCAGGCACTCATAAATACTCGCTTCAGGATTTTGAGTATTCGCTGCCGAAGGACAGTTTCATCCGCTGCCACCGCTCATTCATTGTAAATGTCAATCATATCAAGGAAATCTTTCCTGATACCCATTCCACCTTTCTCCTCGTCATGAAAAATGGGGACCGGGTGCCTGTCAGCCAGTCATATTCCAGTTATTTCAGGAAATTGCTCGGTTTTTAG
- a CDS encoding sensor histidine kinase, with translation MNQLPIRWKITILSYAVVIFSLLIGGMVVIANIQEQEEKELRIRSMNTARTVAELSDVKKGILQPQGWKTVNKVAEEIRIINETDYIVIMNMERIRYSHPVRELIGRPSSGEDEKPAFAEHIYFSKAEGDVGTFIRAFIPIKDESLNQIGVVVVGNKIPSITEIITDLADEISIIVLLTLIFGLIGSLMLANHIKKQMFQLEPHEIKRMLEERTATFHSINEGVIAIDNQENITIFNEKAKKIFNVSGKVAGKKIRDVLKDTRLPEIVESNRAVYNEQIIVSGKVILSTRIPIRKDNEKIGAVAIFQDRTEVTKLAEELTGVKSFVEALRVQNHEHMNKLHTIAGLIQLGKADKALQLTFDASEEQENLSNFLSDKIRNDAIAGLLLSKVRRGKELGITVVIDPNSNLELFPSRLDHHDFVLLLGNLIENAFGAFEHSEREDRKIDISIEQTDEICAVLVEDNGSGIEEAILPKIYEKGFTANKSGGTGYGLYLVKQIAEKGGGAIEVSTSRDEGTSFTIVFPMEAEGESYGG, from the coding sequence GTGAATCAGCTGCCCATCCGCTGGAAGATTACCATCCTGTCTTATGCCGTCGTTATTTTTTCTTTATTGATTGGCGGAATGGTCGTGATTGCAAACATCCAGGAGCAGGAAGAAAAAGAACTGAGGATACGCTCGATGAATACAGCCAGAACGGTGGCAGAACTGTCAGATGTGAAAAAGGGAATCCTGCAGCCCCAGGGCTGGAAGACGGTTAATAAAGTCGCAGAGGAAATTCGGATCATTAATGAAACCGATTATATCGTGATCATGAATATGGAACGTATCCGCTATTCCCATCCAGTCAGGGAGCTGATCGGCAGGCCTTCATCAGGCGAGGATGAGAAACCGGCTTTTGCCGAGCATATTTATTTTTCAAAGGCAGAGGGAGACGTCGGCACCTTTATCCGCGCATTCATACCGATAAAGGATGAAAGCCTTAATCAAATCGGTGTGGTCGTTGTCGGCAATAAGATCCCTTCGATTACGGAGATTATCACAGATCTGGCAGACGAAATCAGCATCATTGTGCTTTTGACGCTCATATTTGGGCTGATCGGCTCTTTAATGCTTGCCAATCATATTAAAAAGCAGATGTTTCAGCTGGAGCCCCATGAAATCAAACGGATGCTGGAGGAAAGGACAGCCACTTTCCATTCGATCAATGAAGGCGTAATCGCGATCGACAACCAGGAAAACATCACGATCTTTAATGAAAAGGCAAAGAAAATTTTTAATGTGTCCGGCAAAGTCGCAGGCAAAAAAATTCGAGACGTCCTAAAAGACACTAGGCTCCCTGAGATTGTAGAAAGTAATCGTGCCGTTTATAACGAACAGATCATTGTAAGCGGCAAGGTCATCCTGAGCACCAGAATTCCCATTCGGAAAGACAATGAGAAGATTGGAGCTGTGGCCATTTTCCAGGACCGCACGGAAGTTACAAAGCTGGCCGAAGAGCTGACCGGTGTGAAAAGCTTTGTAGAGGCGCTGAGGGTGCAGAATCATGAACATATGAATAAGCTTCATACTATTGCCGGATTGATCCAGCTCGGGAAAGCAGACAAAGCACTCCAGCTGACATTTGATGCATCTGAAGAGCAGGAGAACCTCTCGAATTTCCTCAGCGATAAAATCAGGAACGATGCCATTGCAGGGCTTTTATTAAGCAAGGTAAGGCGCGGCAAGGAATTGGGCATCACGGTGGTCATCGATCCAAACAGCAATCTGGAGTTGTTTCCGAGCCGCCTGGATCACCATGACTTTGTTTTGCTGCTGGGCAATCTGATTGAGAATGCTTTCGGGGCTTTTGAGCATAGTGAACGTGAAGATAGAAAAATTGACATCAGCATTGAACAGACGGATGAGATTTGTGCGGTGCTGGTGGAAGATAACGGCAGCGGGATAGAGGAAGCAATATTGCCGAAAATATATGAAAAAGGATTTACCGCCAATAAATCTGGCGGGACAGGCTACGGGCTTTACCTTGTCAAACAAATTGCAGAAAAAGGCGGGGGAGCGATCGAGGTTTCAACAAGCAGGGATGAAGGAACCTCTTTTACAATCGTTTTTCCGATGGAAGCGGAGGGAGAATCATATGGCGGTTAA
- a CDS encoding response regulator, translating into MAVKEEISVLLIEDDPMVQEVNKEFIASVEGFKIIAAAGNGEEGISLAKKLQPDLVILDIFMPKKDGIQTLQEFRKQHLDSDVIVVSAAKDKETIKLMLQNGARDYIIKPFKLNRIQQALEKYRHYRESLKESGTLSQEQLDALIYAKQAKKEENVLPKGLNEFTLNEITAFMKQQTEPRSAEEVANGIGIARVTARRYLDYLEKSGAIRLDVQYGGVGRPVNRYVIV; encoded by the coding sequence ATGGCGGTTAAAGAAGAAATCAGTGTGCTGCTGATTGAAGATGACCCAATGGTCCAGGAAGTGAATAAAGAGTTTATTGCAAGTGTGGAAGGATTTAAAATCATTGCGGCAGCCGGAAATGGGGAGGAAGGCATCAGCCTTGCGAAAAAGCTGCAGCCTGATCTGGTGATTTTAGATATTTTTATGCCGAAAAAGGACGGCATTCAAACTCTGCAGGAATTCAGAAAGCAGCACCTCGATTCTGATGTCATCGTCGTTTCCGCTGCAAAGGATAAGGAAACCATCAAGCTGATGCTTCAAAACGGTGCCAGGGATTATATTATCAAGCCCTTTAAGCTGAACAGGATCCAGCAGGCCCTCGAAAAATACCGCCATTACAGAGAGAGCCTGAAGGAATCGGGCACCCTGTCACAGGAGCAGCTTGATGCCCTGATTTATGCCAAGCAGGCAAAGAAAGAAGAAAACGTATTGCCGAAAGGGCTGAATGAATTCACTTTAAATGAAATTACCGCGTTTATGAAACAGCAGACCGAACCCCGCTCAGCCGAAGAAGTCGCGAACGGCATCGGCATTGCCAGAGTCACTGCCCGCCGCTATCTTGATTATCTTGAAAAAAGCGGTGCGATCCGGCTGGATGTGCAGTACGGGGGCGTGGGCAGGCCTGTCAATCGGTATGTCATCGTTTAG
- a CDS encoding STAS domain-containing protein codes for MHRNHDLYQFFLEKTWDLTEEWYKNVNKEESGGIYTSEDPAVIEKVKKQNYGFHKQFSEVFHKEEEAFFNDLEGWIVKVAQDDEHLRTPLEMILKEFFNTQEQYLNLLEQFVAINQGHYNEKQITLWRRMIIRTIGEVVTWFTEEYNKHSQKRLQAQQALILELSSPVISLTAEIALLPLVGDIDTARAKIMLENTLQQCNKLGVNQLFLDLSGVVMIDTMVAHQLFQLIEALSLIGVKTTISGLRPEIAQTAVQLGLSFEHVSVKSTLSSAIKSANIIAG; via the coding sequence ATGCATCGTAATCATGATCTATATCAATTTTTCCTTGAAAAAACATGGGACTTAACAGAAGAATGGTATAAAAATGTAAACAAAGAAGAGAGCGGCGGGATTTATACCTCGGAAGACCCCGCTGTAATTGAAAAAGTCAAAAAGCAGAATTATGGATTCCACAAGCAGTTCTCCGAAGTCTTCCATAAAGAAGAAGAAGCGTTCTTTAATGATTTGGAAGGCTGGATTGTCAAAGTGGCGCAGGATGATGAACATCTCCGCACACCTCTTGAGATGATACTGAAGGAGTTCTTTAACACCCAGGAACAGTATTTGAATCTGCTTGAGCAGTTCGTTGCAATCAATCAGGGCCATTATAATGAAAAACAAATCACCTTATGGCGCAGAATGATCATCAGAACCATTGGGGAAGTGGTTACCTGGTTCACGGAAGAGTACAATAAACATTCCCAGAAGAGGCTGCAGGCTCAGCAGGCTTTAATCCTTGAACTCAGTTCTCCGGTCATTTCATTGACAGCAGAGATCGCACTTCTGCCGCTTGTCGGGGATATTGATACAGCACGAGCGAAAATTATGCTTGAAAATACACTTCAGCAATGCAATAAATTAGGCGTCAACCAGCTGTTCCTTGACCTTTCAGGCGTAGTCATGATTGATACCATGGTAGCCCATCAGCTATTCCAGCTGATCGAAGCGCTAAGCCTGATCGGCGTAAAGACTACAATCTCCGGCTTAAGACCGGAAATTGCCCAGACAGCAGTACAGCTCGGGCTGTCATTTGAACATGTCAGCGTCAAATCCACGCTATCGAGCGCCATTAAATCAGCGAACATAATAGCAGGCTAA
- a CDS encoding TRAP transporter substrate-binding protein, with translation MKSAAGYILLAGMVLLLAAFFGYQSFFPREEIPYDDDQEGLKDQIVFKFSHVVAENTPKGLAAQKFAELVAEKSDGHIKIEVFPNGSLYSDIEEINALKEGQVHFIAPSTSKLGMLSPQWGVLDLPFAFPSREAALEGLNGDIGRQLLNSLQGDGIKGLAHWPNGFKQITSNQGPIQKPGDLKGQSFRIMQSDVISAQFSRLKAKAIQDSFNSTYKLLEEGDVDGEENTISNIYSKKFYNLQKHMTISNHGYLGYAVMMSGKVWNEQSEETKRILLEAMEETTEWNSRKAFDMNEELLEKIRQNSSIQIHELTPEEKREWQAVLDPVYEDFSQDIGKNLVEEMKELRAKYE, from the coding sequence ATGAAAAGCGCCGCAGGCTATATTCTCCTTGCCGGCATGGTTTTGCTGCTGGCTGCCTTCTTTGGCTATCAAAGCTTTTTCCCAAGAGAAGAGATTCCCTACGATGATGACCAGGAAGGGCTAAAGGATCAAATTGTCTTTAAGTTCAGCCATGTGGTGGCTGAAAATACGCCGAAGGGCCTTGCCGCCCAAAAGTTTGCAGAGCTCGTGGCCGAAAAATCGGATGGCCATATTAAAATAGAAGTGTTTCCAAACGGCAGCCTTTATTCTGATATTGAAGAAATTAATGCGCTTAAGGAAGGGCAGGTTCACTTTATTGCCCCTTCCACCTCTAAGCTTGGCATGCTTTCCCCCCAATGGGGCGTGCTTGATTTGCCTTTTGCCTTTCCTTCGCGTGAAGCTGCACTTGAAGGTCTGAATGGGGATATCGGCAGGCAGCTGCTGAATTCTCTTCAGGGGGACGGCATTAAAGGGCTCGCCCACTGGCCAAATGGATTTAAGCAGATCACTTCAAATCAGGGTCCTATTCAAAAACCGGGGGATCTGAAAGGACAATCCTTCCGTATCATGCAAAGTGATGTGATATCGGCCCAATTCAGCCGCCTGAAGGCAAAGGCTATTCAGGATTCCTTCAATTCCACTTACAAGCTGCTGGAGGAAGGCGATGTGGATGGTGAAGAAAACACGATTTCCAACATCTACTCAAAGAAATTTTATAACCTGCAAAAGCATATGACAATCAGCAACCATGGCTATCTGGGATATGCGGTGATGATGAGCGGGAAGGTCTGGAATGAGCAAAGTGAGGAAACAAAAAGGATTCTGCTTGAGGCAATGGAAGAAACAACTGAATGGAACAGCCGGAAGGCTTTTGATATGAACGAAGAACTGCTTGAAAAAATCAGACAGAATTCCTCCATTCAGATTCATGAACTCACACCGGAAGAAAAAAGGGAATGGCAGGCTGTGCTGGATCCGGTCTATGAGGACTTCTCACAGGATATCGGGAAGAATCTGGTAGAAGAGATGAAGGAACTGCGGGCTAAATATGAATGA
- the dctP gene encoding C4-dicarboxylate transporter DctP has product MKKQRIYKNLTFQVLTAIFIGVMVGLIWPEVGKEMKPVGDTFINAVKMVIAPIIFLTIVLGIAKMGDMKKVGKVGGKAFIYFEVVTTLALMIGLIVVNVIKPGAGLNFNELEKGDVSQYTANGGEGINWIEFVTHIVPSNMVDAFAKGDILQVLFFSVLFGVGLAALGEKGKVVIEFLDKLSLVFFKIIGYVMKAAPLGAFGAMAYTIGHFGLASLVPLGKLMISVYVTMFLFIFVVLNIICKMYGFSLWNYLKFIKDEILIVLGTSSSESVLPRMMDKMERIGCSKSVVGLVIPTGYSFNLDGTSIYLSMAVVFLAQVFGVDLTIGQQVTILLVLMLTSKGAAGVTGSGFIVLASTLAALQVIPLEGLALLLGVDRFMSEGRAIVNLIGNGIATMVVAKSENEFDENKAKKAISEMKLMKQEQQKQAV; this is encoded by the coding sequence GTGAAGAAACAGCGGATTTATAAGAATTTAACCTTTCAGGTGTTAACGGCTATTTTTATCGGTGTTATGGTCGGATTAATTTGGCCGGAGGTCGGAAAAGAAATGAAACCGGTCGGCGACACCTTCATCAACGCAGTCAAAATGGTCATCGCCCCGATTATTTTCCTGACCATCGTCCTTGGAATTGCTAAAATGGGCGATATGAAAAAAGTCGGCAAAGTGGGCGGAAAAGCGTTCATATACTTCGAGGTTGTTACTACACTTGCTTTAATGATCGGTCTGATCGTCGTTAATGTCATTAAACCAGGAGCAGGCCTGAACTTTAATGAATTGGAAAAAGGAGATGTTTCACAGTATACAGCCAATGGCGGAGAGGGCATCAATTGGATTGAGTTTGTGACACATATTGTTCCTTCCAACATGGTGGATGCTTTTGCAAAAGGAGATATCCTGCAGGTATTATTCTTTTCTGTTCTATTTGGTGTCGGCTTGGCGGCTCTTGGGGAAAAAGGCAAAGTCGTCATTGAATTTTTGGATAAGCTATCATTAGTCTTCTTTAAAATCATCGGCTATGTCATGAAGGCAGCCCCGCTTGGAGCATTTGGAGCCATGGCCTATACAATCGGACATTTCGGACTGGCATCACTTGTTCCGCTTGGCAAACTGATGATTTCTGTGTATGTGACCATGTTCTTATTTATCTTTGTTGTTTTGAATATCATCTGCAAAATGTACGGATTCAGCTTATGGAATTATCTGAAGTTCATAAAAGATGAAATACTAATTGTATTAGGCACAAGTTCTTCAGAATCAGTGCTTCCGAGAATGATGGATAAAATGGAGCGGATCGGCTGCTCCAAATCGGTTGTGGGTCTGGTCATTCCAACAGGCTACTCCTTTAACCTGGACGGTACATCCATCTACCTGTCCATGGCGGTTGTCTTCCTTGCACAAGTGTTCGGAGTGGATCTGACCATCGGCCAGCAGGTTACCATTCTATTAGTGCTCATGCTGACCTCAAAAGGCGCCGCGGGTGTAACAGGCAGCGGATTTATCGTATTGGCCTCTACGCTTGCAGCCCTTCAGGTTATTCCTCTTGAAGGATTGGCGCTTCTTCTTGGCGTAGACCGCTTCATGAGTGAAGGAAGAGCGATCGTGAACCTGATCGGAAACGGAATCGCAACAATGGTTGTAGCAAAGAGCGAAAATGAGTTTGATGAAAATAAGGCTAAGAAAGCCATCAGTGAAATGAAATTAATGAAGCAGGAACAGCAAAAGCAGGCAGTATAA
- a CDS encoding acetyl-CoA hydrolase/transferase family protein produces MEKHLERIRDSRLHDRVVTPEEAASWIKDGMTLGLSGFTRAGDVKAVPFALADRARHESFKVNVYTGASLGSDVDKLFAEAGILGKRLPFQADPTMRKGINQGDFLFVDQHLSHTAELVRANVMDPIDFAILEAVSISEDGLIIPSTSIGNSLSFAENARHIIIEINLAQSTQLEGLHDLYEPGRQGKRNPIPLTKADDRIGAPGIKVDLDKVRGIVFTNQQDSPSTIVPPDEETAIMAQHLLQFLRGEITAGRLTNSLAPLQSGIGSVANAVLHGMLGSEFENLEVYSEVLQDAVFDLMDAGKVNFASCCSITLSDAKMKEVFTNFDRYRERLIMRPQEISNHPEIIRRLGLISINTALEIDIYGNVNSTHVLGTKMMNGIGGSGDFARNARLAIFVTKSIAKDGKISSIVPFVSHVDHTEHDVDVIVTEQGYADLRGLAPRQRVELIIENCAHPLYRGQLREYYREALTRGGQTPHVLEKALSWHTDFAKNGTMLKETAAAAAPQWSFC; encoded by the coding sequence ATGGAGAAACATTTAGAACGGATTCGCGACAGCCGCCTGCATGACCGGGTAGTTACACCTGAAGAAGCAGCATCCTGGATAAAGGATGGCATGACTCTTGGGTTAAGCGGTTTTACACGTGCAGGTGATGTGAAAGCGGTGCCATTCGCGCTCGCTGACCGTGCCAGACATGAGAGCTTTAAAGTAAATGTCTATACGGGTGCTTCTTTGGGGTCTGATGTGGATAAGCTTTTTGCGGAAGCAGGGATTTTGGGAAAAAGGCTGCCATTTCAGGCCGATCCGACCATGAGGAAAGGGATTAACCAGGGGGATTTCCTGTTTGTCGATCAGCATTTATCCCACACGGCAGAGCTTGTCCGCGCCAATGTTATGGATCCTATTGATTTCGCTATTTTGGAAGCGGTTTCTATCTCGGAAGATGGGCTGATCATTCCGTCTACTTCTATCGGAAACTCGCTGTCTTTCGCGGAAAATGCCAGGCATATCATTATTGAAATCAATTTGGCCCAATCCACACAGCTGGAAGGGCTCCATGATTTATATGAACCTGGCAGGCAGGGGAAGCGGAATCCGATTCCGCTGACGAAAGCCGACGACCGTATCGGCGCTCCAGGAATTAAAGTGGATTTGGATAAGGTGAGGGGAATCGTATTCACGAATCAGCAGGACTCTCCTTCGACGATCGTGCCGCCGGATGAAGAAACCGCCATCATGGCCCAGCATCTGCTGCAATTTCTCCGCGGGGAAATTACAGCAGGGAGGCTGACAAATAGCCTGGCACCGCTGCAGTCGGGTATTGGTTCGGTGGCCAATGCTGTGCTTCATGGAATGCTTGGTTCTGAGTTTGAGAATCTGGAAGTCTATTCAGAAGTGCTGCAGGATGCGGTATTTGATTTGATGGATGCCGGAAAGGTGAACTTTGCGTCCTGCTGTTCTATCACTTTATCAGATGCAAAAATGAAAGAGGTTTTCACGAACTTTGACCGGTACAGGGAGCGCTTAATAATGCGTCCGCAGGAGATTTCCAACCATCCTGAAATCATCCGCCGCCTCGGCTTGATTTCGATCAATACAGCACTGGAGATTGATATTTATGGAAACGTGAACTCCACCCATGTCCTTGGAACGAAAATGATGAATGGCATCGGCGGATCGGGTGATTTTGCCAGAAATGCACGCCTGGCGATCTTCGTGACAAAATCAATTGCCAAAGACGGCAAGATTTCAAGCATCGTCCCATTCGTCTCCCATGTAGACCACACTGAGCATGATGTCGATGTCATTGTGACAGAACAGGGATATGCAGATCTGCGCGGTCTGGCTCCAAGGCAGCGCGTCGAACTGATTATCGAGAATTGCGCACACCCGCTGTACCGCGGCCAGCTTCGCGAATATTACCGGGAAGCCCTCACAAGAGGCGGCCAGACTCCGCACGTACTGGAAAAGGCCCTCTCCTGGCATACAGACTTTGCAAAGAATGGAACCATGCTAAAAGAAACAGCGGCAGCTGCTGCTCCTCAGTGGAGTTTCTGTTAA
- a CDS encoding GNAT family N-acetyltransferase — protein MIKYELAIPGQDQLFQLYENDGWNDFLKLPKDKLHKAMEKSWLVISAYDGESLVGSGRIISDGVINAYLCGLIVDPDYRSRGIGKEMVRRLAAECSKARLHLQLLAEEEKAGYYEKLGFEVFTLGLKYKFSV, from the coding sequence ATGATCAAATATGAATTGGCCATACCCGGCCAGGATCAGTTATTTCAGTTATATGAAAATGACGGCTGGAATGATTTTTTGAAGCTGCCGAAAGACAAATTGCATAAGGCGATGGAGAAGAGCTGGCTTGTGATCAGTGCCTATGATGGAGAGAGCCTGGTCGGGTCAGGACGCATTATTTCAGACGGAGTGATTAATGCTTATCTTTGCGGATTGATCGTTGATCCAGATTATCGCAGCCGGGGCATCGGCAAGGAAATGGTGCGAAGGCTTGCAGCAGAGTGCTCAAAGGCCCGGCTGCATTTACAGCTGCTGGCCGAGGAAGAAAAAGCGGGCTATTACGAGAAGCTGGGCTTTGAGGTTTTTACATTAGGCTTAAAGTATAAGTTCTCAGTCTAA
- a CDS encoding MFS transporter: MKRLKIHYAWIILMLTFLALLAAQGVRLSFGAFMAPWENEFSANRSVISFIAFVSYIVFAISQPYVGRLIDKYGIRYVLSFSILVIGFSTLLTFFTANPVQLMIIYGVIASVGFGGASNVAGTMAVATWFADKKGMAMGLMSAGTAAGQLILVPLSLFLIDQLGWKTTVLVLGCFLIVFIFPLLLLFIRSNPADLQIDAYGANVSDNQKGKQGKKETPKGTLSIFQLLKRKEFLFLMLPFFVCGVTTTGLMDTHLIPFAQYCGFTPGVTGAAVSLLAGFNILGTVVSGFLADKWNCRKILAFLYGVRALTIVLLLIIVNDASLFGFFVTQSHLLILFAISFGIVNFATVAPTMKLAAEYFRHLSAGAVIGWIYLSHQLGSALGSFVPGVLFDLTGSYDSSFIASIILLVFASSLSIMLPRQGADYKYANSRELAENR, translated from the coding sequence GTGAAGCGCTTAAAGATTCATTATGCGTGGATAATTTTAATGCTGACGTTTTTGGCTTTGCTTGCTGCACAGGGTGTACGATTGTCGTTCGGTGCCTTTATGGCGCCCTGGGAGAATGAGTTTTCCGCCAATCGCAGTGTTATTTCCTTTATTGCCTTTGTCAGCTATATTGTTTTTGCCATTTCACAGCCGTATGTCGGCCGGCTGATTGATAAATACGGCATCCGTTATGTTCTGTCCTTCAGTATTTTGGTTATTGGCTTTTCAACACTGCTGACCTTTTTTACCGCCAATCCCGTCCAGCTGATGATTATATACGGTGTGATTGCCTCTGTTGGCTTTGGCGGTGCATCCAATGTAGCAGGAACGATGGCAGTGGCGACCTGGTTTGCCGATAAAAAGGGGATGGCCATGGGACTGATGTCTGCAGGCACAGCCGCAGGACAGCTTATTCTCGTCCCGCTGTCCTTATTCCTAATTGATCAGCTGGGCTGGAAAACAACAGTTCTTGTGCTCGGCTGTTTTTTGATTGTATTCATTTTTCCTCTTCTTCTGCTCTTCATCCGTTCGAACCCGGCCGATCTGCAAATCGATGCTTATGGGGCAAACGTGAGTGACAATCAAAAGGGGAAGCAGGGAAAAAAGGAAACTCCAAAAGGAACGCTATCCATATTCCAGCTCTTAAAGCGGAAAGAATTCCTGTTTCTCATGCTCCCGTTTTTCGTGTGCGGTGTCACAACTACTGGCCTGATGGATACGCATCTGATTCCCTTTGCCCAATATTGCGGATTTACGCCTGGGGTAACGGGAGCCGCTGTCAGCCTGCTGGCCGGCTTTAATATTCTTGGAACTGTCGTTTCAGGATTCCTCGCAGACAAGTGGAATTGCCGAAAAATCCTAGCCTTTCTCTATGGAGTAAGGGCGTTAACCATTGTTCTTCTGCTGATCATCGTAAATGATGCTTCCTTGTTTGGCTTTTTCGTCACTCAGTCCCATCTGCTGATTCTGTTTGCCATCAGCTTTGGAATTGTCAATTTTGCTACTGTCGCACCAACCATGAAACTGGCTGCGGAATATTTCAGGCACCTGTCAGCAGGAGCAGTAATTGGGTGGATTTATTTGAGCCATCAGCTGGGTTCAGCTCTCGGTTCTTTCGTCCCTGGTGTATTATTTGATCTGACAGGCAGCTATGACAGTTCTTTCATTGCATCCATCATTCTTCTGGTATTCGCATCCTCCTTAAGCATAATGCTTCCAAGGCAGGGGGCAGACTATAAGTATGCTAACAGCAGGGAATTGGCTGAAAATAGGTAG
- a CDS encoding class I SAM-dependent rRNA methyltransferase encodes MSNAIKLIAASKYKNSFRNGYPLVTEESVQRIPKGIEEGAVIELADESGRFIGKGYYGKQNKGRGWILSRNPQETFGEAFFAKKFQEALRRREALFHDPDTTAFRAFNGEGDGIGGITIDYYDGFYVISWYSEGIYTFRDTVIQAFMNSADVKGLYEKKRFAVKGTYIEDDDFAAGERASFPLMVKENGISFPIYLNDGAMVGVFLDQRHVRKTIRDKYAEGKTVLNTFSYTGAFSAAAALGGAVKTTSVDLANRSKSKTIEMFSVNGIDFEAQDIIVEDVFNYFKYAVRKQLTFDMVILDPPSFARSKKHTFSARKDYPELLAQAIQITEKNGIIVASSNCSTFSMKKFKDFIKKAFAQTGDRYKILEEFTLPEDFRTIKEFKEGDYLKVAFIQKL; translated from the coding sequence ATGAGTAATGCTATCAAATTAATTGCGGCTTCTAAATATAAAAATAGTTTTAGGAATGGCTATCCGCTTGTGACGGAGGAGTCGGTGCAGCGGATTCCGAAGGGCATTGAAGAGGGAGCGGTCATTGAACTGGCTGATGAGAGCGGCCGGTTTATCGGCAAAGGATATTATGGAAAGCAGAATAAAGGCAGAGGCTGGATACTGTCGCGAAATCCTCAGGAAACCTTTGGTGAAGCATTTTTTGCAAAGAAATTCCAAGAAGCGTTAAGAAGACGGGAAGCTCTGTTCCATGATCCCGATACAACCGCTTTTCGGGCTTTTAATGGAGAAGGAGACGGAATCGGAGGCATCACGATTGATTATTATGATGGCTTTTATGTGATCAGCTGGTACAGCGAAGGCATTTATACGTTCAGGGATACGGTGATTCAGGCATTTATGAACAGTGCTGATGTAAAAGGATTGTATGAAAAGAAACGGTTTGCTGTAAAAGGCACTTATATAGAGGACGATGATTTTGCAGCAGGAGAACGGGCATCTTTTCCGCTAATGGTGAAAGAGAATGGAATCAGCTTTCCCATTTATCTGAATGATGGCGCCATGGTAGGTGTATTCCTTGACCAGAGGCATGTCCGGAAGACAATCAGGGACAAGTATGCGGAAGGAAAAACGGTCCTGAATACGTTCTCTTATACGGGCGCTTTTTCAGCGGCGGCCGCATTAGGGGGAGCAGTGAAAACAACCAGTGTCGACCTTGCCAACCGCAGCAAAAGCAAAACCATTGAAATGTTCAGCGTCAACGGCATTGATTTTGAAGCACAGGATATCATTGTGGAAGATGTGTTCAACTACTTCAAATATGCTGTCCGGAAGCAGCTGACATTTGATATGGTAATCCTGGACCCTCCGAGCTTTGCCCGGTCCAAAAAGCATACTTTCAGCGCCAGAAAAGATTACCCGGAGCTGCTCGCTCAGGCTATTCAGATCACAGAAAAGAACGGGATCATTGTGGCCTCATCAAACTGCAGCACATTCAGCATGAAAAAATTCAAAGACTTTATCAAAAAAGCATTCGCCCAAACAGGGGACCGCTACAAAATCCTGGAGGAATTCACCCTTCCGGAAGACTTCCGCACCATTAAGGAATTCAAAGAAGGAGACTACCTTAAAGTAGCATTCATACAGAAGCTGTAA